Below is a window of Ornithodoros turicata isolate Travis chromosome 7, ASM3712646v1, whole genome shotgun sequence DNA.
ATACACATGCAGCATAATGTCTGCTAGAAAttgatttttgttgttgtgaAGTTAAAATTCTATTTATAACTAACTCAAGAGCTGTGATGATGTCGCAAAGAAAGATGTTGTACGAACATTTCAAATGTCAAAAATAAATCATTGTTGCGTTCACGCTTTTTTGTCAGACACCTAGCCTGAAAAGTTCCAGGTTCACTGAATGGTATGTTACGTATTCCCTTGTTTCAGAGGAGGGTGATGTTCCAGAACCAGAGGAATGTGGTGAAAGTGGTAGGGAAGAGGGAGTAACAGTGCCTGTTCCAGTTTTGAAAACAGAGGCACCACTTGACGTAGAGGATGGAAAAAGTTCAGGTATTCCGAGAATTTTACAGAATAGTTAATGTAGTCTTTGCTAAAGGAGTTGCTTTGCTGTTGTACTGTTTGGTGATTCATGTGGTCTCTTTTATATTCTTTTTtacattcttttttttagagGAGTACATATCTGATGAAGAAGGCCTCACGATGAGTTCCTCAGAGGAGAGCTCTGAATCGGAAGCAGCGGCTCCACCTCCAAAGCACGAGATTCCAACTATAGTCATCGACAGGTCACCCGGAGAGCAAGACCTGGAACTCGACTGGGGACCCAAGGAAGTTAGGGCCGCACTTGGGAAGTCTGGCGGAGCCCTGGAATCCGACGGCGAGGCCGACCAGCATGCAGGGAGCAGCTCACCAGTTGTGCCGCCGAATGAACAGTGCATTAATCACGGTGCACCCACCGCGGAGCCAAGCATTAGTCCCAAGTCCAGTGACGGGCAGACTTCAAGCGATCACCTCTCATTGCAAATCAACAAGCTGAACAAGTCTGCCGAGAGCCTTGCAGGGATGAGTGTGTCATCTGGACTGTCCTCTTCGTCCAACGTGGATGACCTCTCGGAGGTCAAGCAGGCTGGCAGAGAGGACCTACGAGAAGACATGGCATCACCGTCACTCACGGACGTGTCGGAGGTGAGCAGCCTGGTGGATGCGACGCCGGGATCGGCGTCGCCGGCGTTGACACCAGCAATGGAAACTCGCGGTTACGGCATCATGGTTGACAGAGTCGGCTCCAGTGAAAGTAGCTGTGCTCAAAGTCCGCCAGAGGACCAGATAGGGACATCGACTGCCTCCGACTCTTCAGCTGTTCCGTTTGGTGCGCTGCGTGTCCAAAGCGCCAGTTCATCCGCTGTGACATCTACATCTTCCGGTGGTCCATCACTGGCAGATCATGGTCTTGGAACAGATGCTTCCGATATAGAGGAGCAAGAGCTGCTGTCCCCATACCCCGAGCTCAGTGGTGCATCACGTGAACTGGCAGACCAACATTTGGAGTCAACAACAAAGCCTAAATGCGTAATCAAGAAATCTCCGGGGGAACCATCCAAGCAGCCCTCATCCGAGCACCTCAAATCTGGCACGTTGTCGCCGAATATCGCTGGTGATGAAGCTGTTGCGTCGGAAATATCCGACTCATCAAGAAGCACCGTGATAGAGAGAGCAGTGTTGCAACAGGCTTCCACAGGCATATCAACACCACGAGATATATCTTTGTCTACGAGAGGATATGCCTTTAAAAAGGAAGGTCCTTCCAAGAGCTCCGACCTTGTCATAGGGCTGACCCTAACAAGCAAGGCTACTCAAAGCATGGATGAGCAAAAATCCCAGTCAGGTGGTGCATTGCACGCAAAAAATGCTATTGACGGTGGGGAATTGCAGACGACTGCTGAACCGTCTGCTACGTCGCCGTCTGCTAGAACGAGTGCTCCACAAAAGTTACACGGACAGATTGAGTTACTACAAACCGAAAGGAAAAATCGCTCTATTTTACCTCTGTTATCCGCCAATAAGGCTAGCGCGAAACAAGCAGAGAAATCTGAACACCAGGTGTGCAGTGGTTCACCAGGTGGCGCCGATGCCCCTTGCAGCTTGCACGTCGCTGCCAGTGGTGCCCCTCCCGATAGAGTTCCTTCCGGCAGTTGCAGCAGTTCATCATCTGGACCACCAGAGTCATCTGACACTTCTACAACTGACCTCACTGGAGAAACAATGGTTGCGCTACACCCAGCACCCGTTCGTGCTAGGGCACATTCTGATGAAGTTTCAAAAGACAGAAATGGGCAAGAAGATCCCGATGCGGGCGAAAAAGATGTTCATCCAAGTGGGATGGACAGGTCGAAGCTTACGCTAAAGTTTGAGGTGCCCAACAGGCCCACAAAAGGTGCTAAGGAGAACGCGGATGGTGGAAACATTACAACTCCTGAAATTTTATCCCCACAGAGTGACAGTTTAGGAGGTGGCGACAGTGCTGGGCCCGGTAGTGGGGCTACAACGTGTTCTGCTTCAATCAGCGACCAAGAAGTGTTCTCACCAGGAGATGATGTCCCTGCACTGGAAGATGAAATCTGTGAAGTTGCAGATGGATCACCCTACGCACCCATTGCAAGGATGAGTGACGAAGACCTCACAGTGTCGGAGTGGCAGTCGGAGAGTAGGAGTGCTACGGCCGATAGcgcaaagaacaagaaaaaagataAGGAACTGCAGATAAAGGACGAAGTACTTGAACATACACCGTCCAAAGATGTCGAAGTGAAGAAAGAAAGCTGTCAAGGTGTCAACGGCAGAGAACTGTTGACTGCTGTTGGCAGCGATGATGACATCACAGTCTCTGAATGGGCTAAGGAAGGAGGCAGAAGTGACATACTCTCAGGACTGGAAGATTTGAACAAGGAGTTCAAACTTGATGACAGGCACGTGACAAGgcgaaggaaaaagaaacaacgCGTTGCAGATTGTGAGGATCTCGAAGATGACTTCGAAAAACAGAAGTCTCCAGAGCCCGAGAACAGAACGGTGAAACACGGAGCCTCGGACGAGAACGAAGATATTGTCAATGAAGCTAGTTCTGACACCGGAGCACCACCTGGAACTAACGAAATTACAGAAGTCTTACCTCGTAAAGAAGGCAAGAAAGGTGAACCGAAGCAACCCCTACATCTCACGCCAGAGCCCCAGAAGTTCCAAGGATACGGTGGATCCTTTGCCGAAAAGGTCTTGCGGCGCCCGAGCGGATCAGATGGAAATGGCAAGCGAGACTCTATATATCTCAAGTCTCTCAACATTAACCTCCAGATGCTCGATTTTCCGTCCGTTCGATCGTCCTCCCCTGGCAGCCTCGGTTCTTGTGAAGAGCTCGATCAGGACCATTCGAAGGAAGAGACTCCCGTTCAGCCCTTCACTGCGACGCTTCCGAAGCCATCGACTCAGACCCGCTCTAAAAAGAGCGGCGATCAGAGACAACAGCCTCGGCAGCTAGCCATAAAGCCACCTACCGACGACAGCGCCACCACCACTGCCGCGACGCAGCCGGCACGGCCGTGCCTGGATCCCGTGACAGCTATGCTGATGAGCCGAAGAGAAGCCTCGAGGAAGAGCGTTCACGAGGACATTCAGAATCTCCCATACTTTGACAGCCTTAGTCTCGCGGGTGATTTCGATGAATTCAAGACCCCGGAAGCTGGAACCCCGACGGATGAACACTTTTCGACACCGCCCACTTCAAGATTAACATGTCCGCGCCCACCTTCGTACACCGATCCGGAACGAGAGCGAGCACGACGAGAGGCGCGAGAACGTGCTAGACTTAAAAGTGACGAAGAACTGGGGCTGAGTCCCTGTAGTTATCGCAGGCGATACATAAAGACACCGGCATTTGACGAGCTCACGCTCACTGACCTCCTCGACCCCGACGACGAAGACGAAGCGTTCAACGCGATCGACGACAGGTCGTCCCTCCGTAGCCTCAGCACCGCTCAAAACAGATTGGCTCAattcgaggacgacgacgacgaggactCCATAACGCCAGTGGTGTCACCGATGCAGTCGAACGAGGATCTCGATCAACAGGACGTCTTTCACAGCCCCGTGCAGCCGATTGTCATACCAAATTTGTACGAGTACATCCCTAGCCAAAGCAGCCGTGTCGTGGCGGCTAGGAAGTCAAAGCCGAAGCCAAAGAGGAGGCTCTTTTCGAGGAACGAGGACGAAGAGAGAAAAAGTTTGACCAAGCGCAACATTCTTTCCTTCTTGGGCTTCAATAAGAACGGCGGGTCGGATGGACCGACGAGCAAGGAGAGGAAAGAGAGTTACAACAAGGAACAAGCGGCACGTAGCGCGGAGGAGAGGAGTCCGTCACGAGAAAAAACGTTCTCTCGACTAAGGCTTTCACGCTTGTCGAAGGAGAAGGCTGCCAAGAAGAGCGGCAGCAATCTGCCTGCACCCGCTGCGTCGCAAGAGAGGCCAACTTCTGTGCCTTCCGCAGCTGTGCCGAGGAAGAAGCCAACAGCGAACGAATCTAAGGAACAAATTAAGAAGCACATCAGTCTGGATAATTTGAAATCGCAACAAATTGTCCTTCCAGCAAAGAGTCGCAGCGTCGAGTTTGACAGCATGGTGCCCCAGGCCTCAGGTAAGGCTTTGCACGCTTTGCCAAAATACTGTCCCCCGTAATAACTCTTGTCACTACTCACTACTACATGGTTTTTGAACGAATGGCTACCTACAGAAATTTCACGAGAGATATTACGTGAAATGTGATGAGCGGAAAGATGGTGTTCCTTTATCAgtgtcttaaaaaaaaaaaaagaagtagacATGAGTTCGTGAGACAGTATACCAATAAAGAATCCATTCTAATGCTAGCTTGCACACAATGTTTGGCTGAAATACTCCACATAAACCTACATGATATGTTGCGTAAAATAAATTCTTGTAGGACATACCTACCTTCTACTGCTCCTGCATAAAGGTGATGATTAAACATATCTGTTGCTTAATTGAAACATGTTTCTTGAGATAATGTTGAAAAATAGATATAGAAACATATTAAGCTAGACATCAACACAGAGACGGAGGTATTCTGCTCTTTCATTAGTGTTATTGCACGCATCACTGAGGTTCCCAGATTTATAACGTTAGCTCCTCTGGCATTGCTGGCATGCAAAACCTGCAAACACAGATTAACTCTGCAGGTGTGCACATCAGTTTCTTATGCTGCCGAGTAGTGAGTCTGAGTTACAGCCCTTGAAGGTTGCTAACTGACGTCGCCGTACTGTACTAAGAAGTGATACGACTCATTTGGCAAATGACGTTTCTCTGAAGAAtgtttgttttttgtctgtATCCTTTGCCAGGCTGGtactaacacgccttctcactGGGCTTTTACCATTTCTTCTGTAGGCTCaccaaataaaaaataaaattaaaaaatccATTTAACTGTGCTTTGCATATAGAATTTTATTGAAATGGCTTAAAAAGTATTTGAGCAAGCTGAAAActaattcaaacaactcagggaataGAGGTGCTGATGCCAGGAATTGAACCTGGGCCTTCTGATTCCTGGCATCAGCACCTCTTTCCCCTGAGTTGTCTAAATTCGATAATTTCTGGGCGTATTTTGAGGCTAATCGTAGTCTGCCTcagccaattctcgttgtttaaaCCTGAAAACTGATGATGCACTGTCTACCTCGTCTGCGACATGCTTTAGTGTTTATAAGCTTTATATAAATTCCTCTTGCAGAAGAAGACAGTCTGTCTGACCATGACGACAAAGCAGGAACGTGCAGTGACACTGGTGACAAAAAGTGCAAGGTAATGaactaaacaacaacaacagtgaaCTAACATTCTTTTTTATTGGTCCCAAGGCTGTTTAACTAAACGCTAACCATCCTTGACATTGCCGTGGTGGTTTTCAATCGCTCTTATTTTTTTAGGGCTTGAACCAAAGGCGACTGGAACGCCTGACACAAAAAGTCCAGAGGCAACACGAATTAAAGAGACTACGCACTGCTCAAGAAATACAGAGGCGCCTCGAAGAGATTGAAGTGAGTTTGAGGGCTCTGGAACGGCGAGGCGTTCTCATTGAACGGGCACTACGCGGAGAGGACGACGAAGATGAAGGTACTTGTTTCTCACTGAATGTTCCCCTCTGTGGCTATCCCCTTGTGGCTATCCCCTTGTGGCTATCCAGCTGTCCTCAACATTGTGTTTTGATTCTGCTAGATTTACGTACTGAAGAAGGGGAGCTGACCCAGGTGCTGTTTGGATTGATGCGCCAAAAGAACAAATTATcgagagaggagcaagaactCCTGATACGGTGAGAGCTCACCACTTTCTTTATTCCTCACGTGCGTTGTTGCACCATTCACGAACTTTTTACTCTTAAGCCCTCAACAGAAGCGAGTTTCCTACATGTGCATGTACTCTTTTTCAGCGTGAAAGACTTGGAGCTTGAAAACCACCACTCCAAACTGCAGCAGGAAATGCGAGAACGTATGGCCGTAGATGGTGAGGCCCTTTACAAGTGGTATTCTAAGTGGATACATAGTTATCGCAGTTCAAGCTCTGTGGAATTGATTTGCTCCTCTGCTAAATTGTCCATAACTCAGAGGAATACCATATAGCAACTGTGAGCGAGAAGTGTGAAAATTAGGGGTCTGCGAATATTTGAGTtacgaattcgaatcgaatatcaatcactcgaagtattcgattcgcgaatcgaatatccaatacaTATTCGGTTTTCCGAATATTGGACTATTCCCTGAATATAAACGACACCACCCCcaaaagttggcttcacctgatgcttccctgcatgaggcgAAGCCTGCTTTATAAAATTGCAaattgctgcaggaccaacactgGCGAAACCGTTGTTGTTCAGCTTAAGGTAATGTTAGcccaagtatttttttttttaatgtatgcttcgcctgaggaaggggtgCTGTCCCTCCCACGTGCACTCTAGCGGTGCCGTCGGGGATTTTtatttgatgtctgggaggttgcctttaaaaagttaagaCTTTTAAATTACGCTTGCAACCCGGGAACATAAAACGTGTCTTAAAAATGGCCCTTACGTTCAAAATTTTGGCAGTGAAACTTCCCCGGGTGAGACATACACAATCCAGCAAagaagctgaggcaggatgccaatttttttgtttcacaagtgacaaaaagataaaaacactgAACCTACTGCGCTACCTCATGCACTGTTTTTGTCTGACTGCTTTCACAAGTGACTTCTGGATGTCCAGAAACAGTTACAGTCTCCGTCTCTCTCTGtgtaaaataataaataacataacataaataaataaacatgtcACTGCCTGACATcaaattttgaaatcaagataATTGCCCCAATAAGTGTagactcacctgaaaagcaggaaacactatcatgtaaaattaaagaggtAGGGGCTTCCCACAGAAGAattgtctctctctcttgtgacagttaatgccagaaaaattacactaaagccgaGAACTACATAGTGCAAGCTTTTAGTGCAAAAGGCACATAGTGTAAAATTTGCACGAAGTTTGGATTTCATGTTCAGCATTTTCCCCCCACGCTCAATTGGATAGTCAGTTTGTCTTCAGATATATTCATATTCGTACACCCCTAATGAAAATGCATGCAGTACAAACTTTTGAGGACTTTTAAACTGTCCCCTCGAACTTTATGCGTACATATACTGATGTGTTACCAGCCACTTCTGGCCTCTAATTCGGTTCAAGTTCACGAGCATACGTTGCTTAATATTTCACAACAGACAACCAGAAATCTGCGCACGACATTGAAAAAGAAAGGCAGATCCTCAACGAAATGCTGGACATTGTTGAGAAGAGGGACCGTCTAGTGGCCCAGATGGATCAGCTGCGGATAAGGTACGTGGGAGCGAGTTTCTCACCCGCAAAGCTCCGCGGCATGCCACACTATGCCTAGCGTTGCCTTCACTATGCAGGGAAGAAAAAGAGGACAAGGAGCTGCTATGTCAAATGCAGGCGCAGGAGTTATCTTCGTGCCGGAGCTGAGAAGCGTCAACCATAGGTTCTGGTAACACCATAGGAGTGCTTCTTCTGCTCTTGCGTCCCCTATTTGCAGCTCGACCATCCCCATCATTGTTGCCACAGTCATGTGGCAGGGATAAGTGCGGTCTGCTGCATTCTAGCTTCGTGATAGCCCAACTAGAATCGGTTGTGGGTTGAGGTAAAATGCGGCTGTGCTGAGAGCTACGCAGCATACCTGAGGAAATTGCGCTTGCCAGTCGCAGCTGTTACGCTTTTCAGCTTGGACCTCGTGCAGGTAGGTACTGGGGACCCCGTCGTTTTTTCGGAGCTGCAGACGAGAATGGGTGCTGTGTGGTTTCGAGACTACACATCTTTCAAAGAAGTGCTAGGTGTTATACAATGTTGTCAGTAACTAGGCTTCAGATTCCAAGAGCAAGGTTTTGGTAAGAGGTCCAATTTCCTTTCCTAGCTCGCCGTGGATCGCTCTGATTTTTGGTGTACCATACGCTCATGACTAAGCCTAGTCAGGAAATGGGCACCGCGGATTCCTGGGTTTTGCTGGTGCCCCACGCTGTTTTGCTAATCTTAAGAGGAAATGCTAGCGATGGAAGGAGTGCACATAGCAGCTGCATTGATAGTGTTTGTTTATGTgacatagaatacacaaaaAACTATTACGGGGGGCTCCCAGACAACGAAAAACTGCTCTCGCGTATATTTTGGCAAATTTTGGGATTACTTGAATGAGCAGAAGctccgtatttttttttttctgcagaggAGAGCGACGCTGCTGAAGAAGCCGGGCATTATGTTTCTAGCACAACCAAACTCTTAGCGTCTTTTATGTTTTGTAGACATTGTTGCACtcgtgcaacaacaacaacaacaacaaatttgcATTTTACTTATCGCATCTTTATGTGTCATGTATACAACGAGCTAAGTGCGGCAATTTtctttttaatcctcattttaCGATTATTGTGAGATATTTATGAAATTATACATAGAACAAAGCTAGGCTACTTATGTGTCAGCATCTTGAAATCATATGCAGCTCATGAGGTGTGTTTAGTATGTTGCGCaccatgcaaaaaaaaatacaaaaaaaaactgcagaGTGGGCAGCCATTTCAGTTGTGCTTCCATGTATGCTTGCCAAAGGAATATGTGCAAGTGTCATTGCCCATTGCCGCGTTTCTTTGCACAAAACTCTTTTCTTTCTGTTGTTTCCTGAGTAGTTGTGCTGCTTTTGTTGTATTTATGATTGTACCatagaagtgtgtgtgtgtatagtaGCTGTGGAATTCATAGGGCATTTACAGCTCTCTTCTGTGGTTGATATACAAAGCTAGCTTTTATAGACGTGGGTAATGCTGTTACGACAGCAATATTTCTCCATCTTTTGGAGGTTGACCTTGGAATACACTTCATTACCAGAAGTTGCTCATCCTGCGCTGTTGCCTTTTTGCTTTTGCAGCGCAGTTTGTCAGTGAGTGATGAAACTGACATTCCCATCAGTTGCATTCTTTCTGTGTAGGATATTATTACAATTATTACGATAACTTTTTTAAACCGTATAGCACTTGTTGCAGCTTGGCACGTACAAATGCTGCTTTTTTTTAAGCATTTGAAATGACAACGGTGTATTGGAACCTCCCTAGAATCCAATTCCGAGAGCTCCGTTGCAAGCTAATTCCGAAACTGCGAAACATCGTGAATGGCGAGGTGATTTTTCTTGGGGAGGATGTTCAAAATAAGCATACAAATTGTTTTGTTCCGATGTGTACGTTTCGAAGTTGCGTATTATCAGACGGTGAACTCTCAATGCCACGACACGCAGAGCACCCGACGTAGTGCTTTTTAGCTGTCTGAACAATCTGAACAAACTCCTCTGTAACATCATGGCGATTATCAGTCGTGTTCCGTTCATGTCCTTCGTGTTATCCCTCTTGTTTTAGTTATTTATTGTTGTCACATTCGCCTCCCCCCTCCCACTATTAAGCTCATTCGAGCAAAGATTTTGTTACGTTTGCATTGTCATCGTTGTAAATGGTCCGTTGCTACACGGTACAGTCAGTCCGCCTTATATCCATTCCTTTCTTGCATTTACCCCAATCTTGTGCGTTTCATCCTCTACAGATTTGTCTTCCACCACGCGTAAAAAAATGCACTCACAAGACTACCTAGTTGCTGCAAGTGAATTTCTCGCAGCAACATTTCAAAAGGATGGCAGGTTGTAACATAGTTTGCCATACCGTACGGATGAATTTGCCCATTTAGGTAGGTGTGGGTTCCAGTCCCCCTTGCGGGAACATCGTTGCACACTGCCCAAAGCTACATGTAACAACGTGTGTGCCCCTGATATACAAATATTCGTGCAGGCATTAACGATAGGATGTCTTATCTACGTTAGCTTCGCTTCCATAGGCTACCACTCCCGAAGAAAGAGATAAAGTTGGTTCTATTGCGACTGCTGCCCGTACTTAAGACAATCTTTTAACGTATGTCCACGATTGAGGTTCCACTACACTGTATTTAATGGGCCTTGCTCTTTGAAAGTGCACGTTGCTTTAGCAAGGGTGGTTCAAATACGTGCGTGAACAGGTTTTTGCGAACTACGCGAAGGAACGCTTTATGCCGGTTGTCTCTTCAAATTTACGGATGTTGGAGCCTTTTGCATACTTAATTGATCTAGCACGTATTTTGAActgcatagaaaaaaaaaattattgttATGCCTGAAATACAAAAGTATCAATGGAGAGGTTGTGGTATTGATAGAGTAGACAAAAATATTGCACGTGGCAGCACCTGAGAGAGTGCCAAAGTTGCCCACACCAGGTGCAGGAGGGCAGCAAAAAGCGTTACTGCTTCACCACCGCGCCTGGAGTACAATGCAGACGCTGACCACACTTTCCCATGCTGGGCATTCACGTAGCGCAGCTTAAGGTTGTACTACACAGGTTGGCTTCACTGGAGCCAGCAAACAGCAGTAGCATAGCTATGGAATAGCAGTATCAGTGTTCCatgaaccagcaatgaagctagCACATGCGCGCATGTGTTGCCATTATGCTTAGCATAAGGTCCCGAGTTACACTAAATGTTGCGTTTATTTGTTTTACCAGTTCAATGTTGCAGGGCATGTGCTAAATTCAGGGGAGTTCCTATTGCATGTATTCGAGAAATTTCAAATGCCATAATTTCTCTGTGTACCTTACATACAGACTTCTGCTGATGTGCTCCACATCACGGACACCGCACCTCCCCTTCTAAAGCCTTCCGCCGAGGTCGTTAGCATAGAACAAGCAATACCGAATAAACACATTTGCTGCTAACTACACACAAGCATAAGCAGCCAAGATTTGCAATTCTGTCTCATTGATCCAGTCCAATAGAAGCTTGAAATTTGAACCGATTCAAAGCAAATATTGACTCACATGTAGAGTATCATATAACATATTGTGTGTACAACTTAGATCAGCAGTACCATCGGACAGCACTTAGCAGCTCTTATGTTCCTCCTCCAAACTGCTCGGAAAGTAAAAGTGTGTTACTCCCAACTTGCTGTCATCCGAAGTATAGGAGGAACAGATTCTAGAAGTAGTTCAGTGTATTTCACATTGAAGCACGTAACTTCGATACATCCCTCCAGCAGAATGTAAATTTTCAGGAGTAACGTTCTGGTAGCCAATGTTACGGTGcaattatttttcaattgaagAGACCATGTTTGTGATGTCATTTGTGTTTGGTTGTCTGTTTCCCTCTGAAAACGCGAGCCTACATTTCGGGAGCTAGAGCCTTGTACAGAAACCAAAGAGGTTCAGCAGTTAATGGGTTGTGCAGTCATGTACAGTACCAAAAGTAGTAAAGTGACACGCTGCTGCCGTGTAAATATGATAGAGGGTGCTTTGCCCCCTTTGCTAATGCAATGTGTAAAAAAAGTTACATAGGAACTGTGGCAATTGTATGTATTACCTTGAAGGTACCACGGACGCCTAGGCGTACCCTTCGTAACATAATAATGGCTTCGAGCAGAATGTTAATATATGTAGGTAATGCAGCTCTTGTAACACCTTTATTCAAGTTCGAATAAAATGCAAGATGAAAGACATTTTTTAGCTCAATATGCATATGGGTTCACATGTTGTTACCTGTTTGATGGCTTCAACTTATTATTTTAATGTTATTCTAGGACAGTGCGAAACAGTTGGAGGCCATCTTTGTTAATTTGAACGGTTTAAGTATAATATGACAGGTTTCCAAAATAATTGGCAAGTGGTAGCCAAAGTATGTGCATGCAGGAACTGGTGCGACCTTCGATTACAGGGAAACGCGTGCTGTATCTACAGGTTGTCCTGtccattttaatccaagtgatgCCATCCAGTTTAATCTGGGTGCCATCCGAATTAACCCATGGTTTCATTCCTCATTGTTGAATCTATGGGCTGATAAAGTGTTGAGAACTGG
It encodes the following:
- the LOC135401390 gene encoding F-actin-monooxygenase MICAL3-like isoform X1, with amino-acid sequence MAVRGPRHSHVAVPQAMSPESALASDLFDQFVSAGTFKAALSTYRQICDLLQLAPSPLPLFYPRLKTKLRSWRAASLWTKLDKRASHKCYNRGKACSNVRVLIIGAGPCGLRAAIEAQLLGSKVVVLEKRDRYSRNNVLHLWPFVIHDLRNLGAKKFFGKFCAGSIDHISIRQLQLILLKVALLLGVEVHENVMFKDLLEPPEDQTKEKIGWRAQVLPADHPASQYEFDVLIGADGKRNTLKGFNRKEFRGKLAIAITANFMNRHTLEEARVPEISGVAFIFNQKFFQEMKENTAIDLENIVYYKDDTHYFVMTAKKQSLLEKGVIINDYSDTARLLSPENVDKGALMEYAREAADFATGYALPSLEFAVNHYGQADVAMFDFTSMYAAENACRLLERRSHWLLQGLVGDSLLEPFWPTGSGCARGFLSSLDAAWMIRSWANNRDSPLHVLAERESIYRLLAQTTPENLSKDLAEYSLSPSSRYPNLNLMAVLPSQVRSLCRTEVEIHLPPPAPRPLTEMQKKRRRRESIIHPDALLSWCQRQVALYAQVKIENMTTSWKDGLALCAILHRYRPDLVDLLELLPENSAANNQRAFDILEKEYGIPPVMTGLEMASCTVPDKLTMVSYLSQVYETFRGEIPHGRPVYKASKLLREKEVPPPPPLNLLGKITNKVQSRRKSSTERDTSRERDKSDSLKRSRVSLTRSRRSRVAAALSGNGSGDAGTAQYERILKALDKDSFTKRMQALQEQIRLDRKLARSERKSGHASSTTEDESCSSGPPGRIPRTAVQQLQEQLKFGGTTSPPKKKAIKVGRLGKDEWNVKMLEERLKQREKRQKEAKVHVEKPKVLKEIFDSKLQSMDARLKADGGLTDEERIRYSTIDDKLHKLGKQLREGSLDVGTRGQNRVAAMAGYIANVLDNQSGIREKRPAPPPPVVIAKNNANSIKTEQTTPLPPTLKPVVSQPEKVPSVEPSGVSEICCFCHKRVYLMERLSAEGLFFHRGCFRCDYCQGSLRLGNYAYDRAAPYKGKFYCAPHFRMERPSQRWQDMMRRKHAFLLAEPQPPSLVPPVSKAQDIQDGGCPTPAEVPRTPSPPLGAGEDMGDPSQLQKATTPFVEDGTAVTFQVKTYETPTRLSLDDMNAVIDVDNTPERVEFENSLELLSEDDLLTSELEEEELAQKNLGKVDVPTSDDECSDLSSEEDGSESESLVEEIEHSFTADETRHMAETWQRKHASSLEGNTCNDGQDEYHQGASSSSFEEEESSTEGEDDYEEDEETETETGEEDATSQDIDSDDEYSPHEPLSDEEGDVPEPEECGESGREEGVTVPVPVLKTEAPLDVEDGKSSEEYISDEEGLTMSSSEESSESEAAAPPPKHEIPTIVIDRSPGEQDLELDWGPKEVRAALGKSGGALESDGEADQHAGSSSPVVPPNEQCINHGAPTAEPSISPKSSDGQTSSDHLSLQINKLNKSAESLAGMSVSSGLSSSSNVDDLSEVKQAGREDLREDMASPSLTDVSEVSSLVDATPGSASPALTPAMETRGYGIMVDRVGSSESSCAQSPPEDQIGTSTASDSSAVPFGALRVQSASSSAVTSTSSGGPSLADHGLGTDASDIEEQELLSPYPELSGASRELADQHLESTTKPKCVIKKSPGEPSKQPSSEHLKSGTLSPNIAGDEAVASEISDSSRSTVIERAVLQQASTGISTPRDISLSTRGYAFKKEGPSKSSDLVIGLTLTSKATQSMDEQKSQSGGALHAKNAIDGGELQTTAEPSATSPSARTSAPQKLHGQIELLQTERKNRSILPLLSANKASAKQAEKSEHQVCSGSPGGADAPCSLHVAASGAPPDRVPSGSCSSSSSGPPESSDTSTTDLTGETMVALHPAPVRARAHSDEVSKDRNGQEDPDAGEKDVHPSGMDRSKLTLKFEVPNRPTKGAKENADGGNITTPEILSPQSDSLGGGDSAGPGSGATTCSASISDQEVFSPGDDVPALEDEICEVADGSPYAPIARMSDEDLTVSEWQSESRSATADSAKNKKKDKELQIKDEVLEHTPSKDVEVKKESCQGVNGRELLTAVGSDDDITVSEWAKEGGRSDILSGLEDLNKEFKLDDRHVTRRRKKKQRVADCEDLEDDFEKQKSPEPENRTVKHGASDENEDIVNEASSDTGAPPGTNEITEVLPRKEGKKGEPKQPLHLTPEPQKFQGYGGSFAEKVLRRPSGSDGNGKRDSIYLKSLNINLQMLDFPSVRSSSPGSLGSCEELDQDHSKEETPVQPFTATLPKPSTQTRSKKSGDQRQQPRQLAIKPPTDDSATTTAATQPARPCLDPVTAMLMSRREASRKSVHEDIQNLPYFDSLSLAGDFDEFKTPEAGTPTDEHFSTPPTSRLTCPRPPSYTDPERERARREARERARLKSDEELGLSPCSYRRRYIKTPAFDELTLTDLLDPDDEDEAFNAIDDRSSLRSLSTAQNRLAQFEDDDDEDSITPVVSPMQSNEDLDQQDVFHSPVQPIVIPNLYEYIPSQSSRVVAARKSKPKPKRRLFSRNEDEERKSLTKRNILSFLGFNKNGGSDGPTSKERKESYNKEQAARSAEERSPSREKTFSRLRLSRLSKEKAAKKSGSNLPAPAASQERPTSVPSAAVPRKKPTANESKEQIKKHISLDNLKSQQIVLPAKSRSVEFDSMVPQASEEDSLSDHDDKAGTCSDTGDKKCKGLNQRRLERLTQKVQRQHELKRLRTAQEIQRRLEEIEVSLRALERRGVLIERALRGEDDEDEDLRTEEGELTQVLFGLMRQKNKLSREEQELLIRVKDLELENHHSKLQQEMRERMAVDDNQKSAHDIEKERQILNEMLDIVEKRDRLVAQMDQLRIREEKEDKELLCQMQAQELSSCRS